TAGTTATTGCATGTTGCCATCAGTCAGTGACTGCAGGACCAGCAAACATCTTTTAAACTTCACATGAAACATTAATGCCTTTTCGGTTGCTATTTTTAGGTCATTCTTCTCTATAAGTATATCACAAAAGCACTGTTAAACACTGAGCGACATATCAGCAGTTAAATGACACTGTCCTGATATCAGTGTCTCTTTGTATTCCTCATTGAATGAATTACTTGTAAAGTTTATGCTTTTCTAAATGACCCAATAATGTCCAATCCCCACTATTGATTCACACATTCAACTTGCCCATATTTGACCTTTTAATATacttatatataaatacatacatttgtaTAAGTCATTCTTGATTTTGGCTTCAACCTGTGATTCAGCACAAACAAGCAAGCTGGGTGAGGCACAGAAACGATGCACGTAGAAGAAACAACCCATGAGATTGATATAAAGTCAGAAGTCAACTAGACAATCAAAATGGTAAAAATAAGTGAGGAAACAATGACAGTTTGTTGGATATTAATACCAACCCCCTTATGTCCCTTCTTTTGGCAGCAGCTTCAGATGTAGCCATGAACGTGTGAGAAAAAGCAGTCCCCATGctcaacaagaaaacaaatataactGTACCTTTGATACACGTGAATAAATCACAGTCTGGGTTACAGTATTCATTCCAACTCTCCAAGGTATTACGTGTTGGATTATGTAGATTGACAGTATTTAACATGAGAATAACACTTGAGTAACAGAGACTTTGTTGAACAGTACAGCTAATAGAattcaaatcataaaaaaaacattatgttttagaagggaaaataatgaaaataaactagATTACAGTAATACATTTGAGTAATCTAGttagttacattacattgtCAGATTTAACAACAGAAAATCTGCAACTGCAATGATCAACTCTGACATGATTGCTGCAGCGAAGAAGAGTTTCAATGGCCAGTTTTACGTTAATGTCAGCAGGATGTACAGGAAACAAGTCAGGGACCGATGCTCAAGACAGGTCAAGCTCTACACATCACTACACAGCCAAGCTGAATGGTACAACACCGCAAGGTACTCTCACTGGAAACACTCATTCAAATATGTGTTCTTGCATGATTAAATGCTTGGTTTTCAGACACTGGCCATGCTTGCCCAGAAACATAAACCTTTTCTCCACAAGACAAGCTTTCAGTTAATATGTAATTTGTTTAATTAGGAGCCATCATTATGATTCCTTTTTGACAGTGAGCCCACTCCAGATACAAAATAAGGCCTTAAATCCACTGAAGCAAAGCAGCAGACTGTCATGCTGACCTCCACAGGTTATTCAGTCTCGACGATTGTACTCAGTCCATGTGATTATAGGTTGCAGAGACAGTATCAGCGGATCAGTGacacataaagacacaaataaaaacttgatatcacattgaaaaaaagagaaacaaaacaatataaaagaAGTGACTGCTGCTGGATTCGTCTCAGAAGCAGAAGCTACAGTGGCGTTGAATGCAGCGAGTGAGAGTTTAAGGCAATACTGGTAAGCACCACACCACCATTCGGGGCAAGATATCCGGTTCAGTAGAGGAGGATTTTCACTTGTCCTGCATTTTTTCCAGAATTGGCACAATCATGTCGAATTTAGGCCTCTTTGCTGGGTCTTCGTTCATGCATATCTTCATGAGCTTGCAAATGTGGGGTGAAATGCCGGGGGGGATGGTGGGCCTCAAACCCTCCAAGGCGACCTGTGAggcaaaacagacagacatttgTTACTGTAGAAAAGACATTCCTGAATGCATCAAACCCATGACTAATTGCTGACTTTACCAGCAAGCGTTTGCTACTCGGTTGCAATCTAATGAGCCAAAGATAGCTCTGCTAACCTTCATGCCAATTTCCATGTTAGACAGATCAGCATACGGCACTTCTCTGGTCACCAGCTCCCACAGCAGGATGGCAAAGCTCCACATGTCTGCTGACCGACGGTTGATCTCTTCTGGCTTCTTCTGCAGGGCTGGAAAGAGCAACAcgtgtaaacaaacacaacaggtaCTGCCGCTCTGTACCTTCTGCAAAAAGCACTTAGACTAACACAAACGAGAACTTGTTTGCATCTTAGATGGAAAGAAACAGTGAATATTAACTTGAAATGCAGAATTTCTAATATATTTCATTCAACTAGATGAACAGTTTTGTTAATAGCAGTGCTTGATAACCAGAGTCCTGTAGGCTATATGTGGCTACATGGAAACTGAATAACATAGATGGGGAAAACGTAAAGGACATAACcttgaattaattatttttttatgttatttatttccCCAATGTATCAAGATCCCTGTGAtgttttatctgttgttttttgttctttctgagAAGCACTcctatgaatatgaatatatttactAAAGCTCACTTTTACAACATAAATGGACACTATgaagtgaaaatattctgtGGTGATAAAGGCTTGGCAACAAAAGCAAAGGTAAACAATGATCAGTAAACCCTCCCATACAAAATTGTGTGAGGTGAAACTAGAGCTGTCATACACAAGTACTCCAGATGTCCCTCTTTAATAAATCTGATGTTCTTCTGTATATCACATGATAAAAATAGAGCTCTGACTTTAAAAGAGAAATGCAATTATATTGTCCCAGCACTACCAGCGATTGACAGACCTCAGTGTCTCTGAAACCAAATCAAATCTTAAGCTTCTTTTCCCGCATGACTATTATTTCCATCTCTTCCAATAACTGGCACACTAAACAAAAAGTACTTGTTTATATATAAATCATGACATGTGGCTTCTACTGTTACTTTCCTCCCAAATATAATGTGTACTACAATTTATTAAAGATGCAAGTTTAGTACATGTGTTACTTAAACTTGAGAAATAAAAGTTTATCTAACTTACTCTACATGTTTAACACTCATTGCTCTTTTACTGACGTTTAAGTGAAATATTACAAAGACATCCTTGCTGAAGATTTGAAGGCTTTTTGAAATTCACCTCAGCTAAACCTGTGCTCACTACCTACACTCACTACCCACTTTACGGATCACTGTATGGTTGTTTCTATGGTAACAGGCTGCAGCATATTTCTTCTATCCCACACGGTCACCGCTATCACGCTTCATATACGACTTAAAACCTTTTCTGTGGGTTGCTGTTTGAAGCACTGCCGCAAACCTCCCGTTTATTTTCACATAATCAGTTTATGTTTCCAACTTGCTCTGCTTTCACTGTATCTCAAAGGGGAAATCAGCCGCAGATTACATTTAGTTCTGAGACAGTCTAGAGTTCCCTGCATCCATCATTCACGCTCCAGCTTGAGTGGCTCCAGCTGTCACTTTAGATCTGTGCTGTATGAGTGATGCCTACCCTCAGGGGCCACCCACGCAGGCGAGTACATCCTGCCAGGACACTGGAAGGAGAACTTGACGTCTGCCATGCTGATCCTGGCTGTCATATCTTCATCTATCTGTGGAAACAAGGAACAGTGACTGAGATATCACTGTACATCACTTCTTTCTGTAGTTTTTTTAGGCAAAACTATCTCCTTTGATCTTTACGATCCTGAAAACAGCTTCTTCTTACCATGACACTCTTGCTGTTGAGATAGTGGCGAGGGATCATCGGTTCCAGTGTGTGTAAGAAGGCCATTCCACAAGCAATGTCCAGGGCAAACTTCACCGCCTGCGTCTGGTCCACGACAAAGTCTGACAGCAGGATGAGTGACAAATCATTACAGGTTTCATCACATAGCAGATTCACAGTTTAAATGCTACTGTACATAAAGCGATGGCAACATAATGACAAATGTGTAAGTGCAATAAATCACAAATCCCTGCAAACCACCCAAAAATGGTGACAAGTGCGGACTTTGTGACCAGAGCAGAAGTACTCACTGGTGCCTTCATGCAGCACGTTGTAGAGGGAGCCATAAGGCATCcagtgtgtgatgatgatggggTGAGGGGCGGGAGGAGACTGACATGCTCCCAACATGGGTAGGACATTCGGGTGGGAAAATATCCTGGGATGGAGCCCAAGAAGGAGGGacaggggagagacagacagacagacagacagacaaaaagaggCAAACCCAGAGAGGATTTGACATAAACAGACGGCTTGTGTGAGATGCAAAAAGAAATAATACATAAAGtttggaaacaaacaaatgagtGAACACGACAGCACACAACATAGAGGCTGTAGATAAGTCAGGATTCAATACAAACCTGAGTTTGGGATACTCCTCGTTGAAGTCTCGGCTTTTCCTCGTGGTCCAGTCGCGAACTTTTAGCACCTTAACAACAATTTCATTTCCTTGCCAGCGCCCTTGCCACAGCTACACATGagaaatatatacagaaaaaaaaaatcagcgcTGTAATCTGACAATCAGCAGCTctataattaaataaaagagtGAAAACAAGAATGTAAAGTACCTCTCCAGACTGGTTCTCATTTATTTTAGCCAGAAGAGAGAGCTGTTTGTAGTCGATGCCTGCAAGTTTGTTCAAAGTGCCATTTCCTAAAAGATTGAGACAAATTTAAGTTAAAGCTCGGACAAAAACCACATTGTTCATGTGAAATTCAGCGCAACACTATGCAGATGGAAAAGCGGTGGAAATTTCAAACACCACATTAAGACCAGTTTGGAGACCAGCATGGAACATTTTTCCCTTTCATGCATCGCTTTGACCAACTGATGGAAAGTGGTCAGCTAATAAACCAGGTTATGTGTTTGTGGGACTCACGGGGTCGAGTTCTGGTGGTGCCTTTCCAGAATGTGTCTTTGAAGGGGATTTTAGTCAAGTTCTGTCccattttctctgctttgtctGCGTGGTGGAGGGACAGGAGAATGCAATGAGAAAACTGATCACAAAGCCAATGGCATCTGAATCTGTTTAGATGAGGGGGTCGGGATACCTCTGAGCAGTTCACGCAGGTGAGGTTTGCCTTTGTCAAGCGGAGTTTCCCCATATTTGTTGCAGATGCTCACCTGAGCCCCATTAGTCACGAGATCCTGAGAAAAAGGGACGTTTTTAGAGTTTACGCTGATGGGAACTACACATAAAAACGGATGAGT
This is a stretch of genomic DNA from Pagrus major chromosome 2, Pma_NU_1.0. It encodes these proteins:
- the LOC141011104 gene encoding scaffold protein ILK, whose product is MDDIFTQCREGNAVAVRLWLDNTENDLNQGDDHGFSPLHWACREGRSSVVDMLIMRGARINVMNRGDDTPLHLAASHGHRDIVGKLIQCKADTNAANEHGNTPLHYACFWGQDQVAEDLVTNGAQVSICNKYGETPLDKGKPHLRELLRDKAEKMGQNLTKIPFKDTFWKGTTRTRPRNGTLNKLAGIDYKQLSLLAKINENQSGELWQGRWQGNEIVVKVLKVRDWTTRKSRDFNEEYPKLRIFSHPNVLPMLGACQSPPAPHPIIITHWMPYGSLYNVLHEGTNFVVDQTQAVKFALDIACGMAFLHTLEPMIPRHYLNSKSVMIDEDMTARISMADVKFSFQCPGRMYSPAWVAPEALQKKPEEINRRSADMWSFAILLWELVTREVPYADLSNMEIGMKVALEGLRPTIPPGISPHICKLMKICMNEDPAKRPKFDMIVPILEKMQDK